The following proteins come from a genomic window of Amphiura filiformis chromosome 16, Afil_fr2py, whole genome shotgun sequence:
- the LOC140135736 gene encoding uncharacterized protein encodes MAGSRGRSLDYIKPAEPSFLKKFKEQVGYKEGPTVDTKRETPNLDELQDKPEEDDEKPVVVVLKDGDLTQEEADTLLTENKSHSKQDEEEEDSPPADGRIVFKKPAKRSSSEQASDHNVTSSKKKKKKDSDKEKKKHSGKKVKNSSLLSFGEDEEEET; translated from the exons ATGGCAGGAAGTCGAGGAAGATCATTAGATTATATCAAACCAGCAGAACCTAGCTTTCTGAAGAAATTTAAGGAGCAAGTAGGATACAAAGAAGGGCCAACTGTCGACACAAAA AGAGAGACTCCGAATTTAGATGAGCTACAGGATAAACCAGAAGAGGATGATGAGAAACCAGTTGTTGTAGTCCTAAAAGATGGTGACTTGACTCAAGAAGAAGCAGATACACTACTTACAGAAAACAAGAGCCACAGCAAACAAG ATGAGGAGGAGGAAGACTCGCCCCCAGCAGATGGTAGGATCGTGTTCAAGAAACCAGCCAAAAGATCATCAAGCGAGCAAGCATCAGATCACAATGTTACCtcaagtaaaaagaaaaagaaaaaggactCGGATAAAGAGAAAAAGAAACACTCGGGAAAGAAGGTTAAGAACTCCAGTTTGTTGTCTTTTGGAGAGGATGAAGAGGAAGAAACATGA